One window from the genome of Dioscorea cayenensis subsp. rotundata cultivar TDr96_F1 chromosome 3, TDr96_F1_v2_PseudoChromosome.rev07_lg8_w22 25.fasta, whole genome shotgun sequence encodes:
- the LOC120255776 gene encoding glucan endo-1,3-beta-glucosidase 3, with protein MGRHLSIITLTALLLLFSFTSSEAGAVGVNYGRVANNLPSATKVAQLLKSHSISQIKLYDADPSVLRALSNSGIKVVVTLPNEQLYSASTRSSFALSWVQRNVAAYHPSTLIQAIAVGNEVFVDPRNLTSYLVPAMQNIHAALVLLHLDDTVKVSSPIALTALRSSYPPSAGAFRNDLIELVLHPMLDLIRQSQSYLMVNAYPFFAYEANTDVISLDYALFRPNPGVVDAGTNLRYYSLFDAQIDAVFAALSALKYDDIKVVVSETGWPSKGETNETGAGIDNAAAYNGNLVRRVLSGLAGTPLRPNLDLEVYVFALFNENMKPGPTSERNYGLFYPDEGKVYDIQFSGNGGSGNGNGGLRWVEDRGRSKGSNGSSGKVSQRTTGETWCVANGMVGKKRLQEALDYACGQGRADCKDIQPGAACYDPNTVEAHASFAFNSYYQKMGRGAGTCDFEGAAYVVSQVPKIGKCALPTRY; from the exons ATGGGGAGGCATCTCAGCATCATCACTCTCACTGCATTACTCCTGCTCTTCTCCTTCACATCTTCAG AAGCTGGTGCTGTGGGAGTGAACTATGGCCGAGTAGCCAACAACCTTCCATCAGCCACCAAAGTTGCACAGCTCCTCAAGTCTCATTCCATCTCCCAAATCAAGCTCTACGACGCCGACCCATCCGTCCTCCGCGCCCTCTCCAACTCCGGCATCAAGGTCGTCGTCACCCTCCCAAACGAACAACTCTACTCGGCTTCTACCCGTTCATCCTTCGCCCTCTCCTGGGTCCAACGCAATGTCGCTGCTTACCACCCTTCCACCCTCATCCAAGCCATTGCTGTTGGCAACGAAGTCTTCGTCGATCCGCGCAACCTCACTTCCTACCTCGTCCCTGCCATGCAAAACATCCACGCTGCTCTCGTCCTGCTGCACCTCGACGACACCGTCAAAGTCTCGTCTCCTATCGCACTCACCGCGCTGAGATCCTCTTACCCGCCCTCGGCCGGCGCGTTCCGTAACGACCTCATCGAACTGGTTCTCCACCCCATGCTCGACCTCATCCGTCAGTCCCAGTCTTATCTCATGGTTAACGCTTATCCTTTCTTCGCCTACGAGGCCAACACTGATGTCATTTCGCTTGACTACGCTCTCTTTCGACCCAACCCCGGGGTCGTCGACGCCGGCACTAATCTCCGGTACTACTCCCTCTTCGACGCTCAGATCGACGCAGTATTTGCTGCATTGTCCGCACTCAAGTACGACGACATCAAAGTAGTCGTGTCAGAGACCGGCTGGCCATCCAAAGGCGAGACGAACGAGACCGGTGCTGGTATCGATAATGCCGCAGCCTACAACGGTAATCTAGTCCGCCGTGTCCTTTCCGGCCTGGCCGGAACTCCTCTCCGCCCTAACCTCGACTTAGAAGTCTACGTTTTCGCGCTTTTCAACGAAAACATGAAACCCGGTCCTACTTCAGAGCGAAACTACGGTTTATTCTACCCAGACGAAGGAAAGGTCTACGACATCCAGTTCTCCGGTAATGGCGGTAGTGGTAACGGTAATGGTGGTCTACGGTGGGTGGAAGACAGAGGCAGGAGCAAAGGGAGCAACGGAAGTAGTGGGAAGGTGTCTCAGCGCACGACGGGTGAGACATGGTGCGTGGCGAATGGCATGGTTGGGAAGAAGAGGTTACAAGAAGCGCTAGACTATGCGTGTGGGCAGGGTCGGGCGGACTGCAAAGATATCCAGCCCGGCGCGGCGTGTTACGACCCGAACACGGTCGAGGCGCACGCATCTTTCGCGTTCAATAGTTACTACCAAAAGATGGGTCGCGGTGCTGGCACTTGCGACTTTGAGGGCGCTGCTTATGTCGTCTCACAAGTACCCA AGATTGGAAAGTGTGCCCTTCCGACGAGATATTAA
- the LOC120250502 gene encoding uncharacterized protein LOC120250502, translating into MVTADFTPTLQCGVPRSGLMGAGVVNPARIPAQSPRTRRGASVPFGEPTPAQPPSVHAPGVPGLVPQTVTQGVAPPPEALQSFKPVFVSPPPPPPMPSVQQAPVEDSKINQSLILSKVLKEARQLGCNGFDGSGDAMAAKEWLKRLVATFEDMGIEDELKLKVGGRSDIPLTWSDFLHEFDKQYYTRFYLDQKRQEYMKLVQGNKAVAEYEAELKELANFVPEVVGGEEALCSKFEAGLNLSIREKIAITGNQSFKEVVQFALRAEKLVLEGKRLRENLAKRRNPNFSRASKRSKSEDTSSGFSGYSSVKPPSGQAGSQKGATSASGSYGGKSTGNVPRCQNCNRFYPGQYREPRRCYQCGQTGHLKSACLELDRGTPGLTPPSAGRQSQSKGLPPTASTHVAPTISVAVSNSPQDGTARPQTRSQTRVFDMTNEEAEDRPNVITGTVSIFQHDAYVLIDSRSERSFVSTVISCHADRIASPLYCELLIQTPLREVIIREVLFQGCPIKVKGVDFEVDLIPLEMRDFDAILGMDWLNRHKASIDCFRKEVTLQTSLGLSIVFKGERKVLSRCVISSVEARKLVRKGCEVYLAHIIDTIIAGPNLRDVAIVQEFEDVFFEELPGLPPDREFEFVIDLLPGTAPNSIPPYRMAPQYLRS; encoded by the exons atggtgacggcggaCTTTACTCcaacactgcagtgtggggttccacggtctgGCCTGATGGGAGccggcgtggttaaccctg CTAGAATACCAGCACAAAGTCCACGTACGCGTCGAGGAGCTAGTGTTCCTTTTGGGGAACCCACTCCTGCTCAACCTCCTTCAGTGCATGCTCCTGGAGTTCCAGGCCTTGTACCTCAAACTGTAACCCAAGGAGTAGCACCACCACCTGAAGCTCTCCAAAGCTTTAAG CCAGTGTTTgtgtcaccaccaccaccacccccaaTGCCTTCAGTTCAGCAAGCACCAGTGGAAGACAGTAAAATCAATCAAAGCTTAATTTTGTCAAAGGTACTGAAGGAAGCAAGACAGTTGGGATGCAATGGTTTTGATGGTTCAGGTGATGCCATGGCTGCCAAGGAATGGTTAAAGAGGTTGGTTGCTACTTTTGAAGACATGGGCATAGAAGATGAGTTGAAACTAAAAGTTGGA GGTCGTTCAGATATACCATTGACTTGGTCAGATTTTCTGCATGAGTTTGATAAACAATATTACACTCGATTTTACCTTGACCAGAAACGGCAAGAGTACATGAAATTGGTTCAGGGAAACAAGGCAGTGGCAGAATATGAAGCAGAATTGAAGGAATTGGCAAATTTTGTGCCTGAAGTTGTTGGTGGTGAAGAAGCTCTATGTTCCAAGTTTGAGGCAGGACTGAACCTTAGTATCAGAGAGAAGATAGCAATTACTGGGAATCAAAGCTTTAAGGAAGTGGTTCAGTTTGCATTGAGGGCTGAGAAATTGGTTCTTGAAGGTAAACGCCTTCGTGAAAATCTAGCTAAGAGAAGAAATCCAAATTTTTCAAGGGCATCCAAGCGCAGCAAGAGCGAGGATACTTCTTCAGGTTTTTCAGGGTACAGCTCAGTCAAACCGCCATCAGGGCAAGCTGGCAGTCAGAAAGGCGCAACATCTGCGAGTGGCAGTTATGGAGGAAAATCAACTGGAAATGTTCCCAGATGCCAGAACTGTAACAGATTTTATCCGGGTCAATACCGTGAGCCACGCAGATGCTATCAGTGTGGTCAGACTGGTCACCTTAAGTCAGCATGTCTAGAGTTAGACCGTGGAACACCAGGGTTAACACCTCCTAGTGCGGGACGACAGAGTCAATCCAAGGGTCTACCGCCTACTGCTTCTACACATGTTGCCCCAACCATATCAGTTGCTGTTAGTAATAGTCCACAAGATGGAACAGCGCGACCTCAGACCCGTTCTCAGACCAGAGTTTTTGACATGACCAATGAGGAAGCTGAGGACAGACCTAACGTGATTACAGGTACTGTATCCATTTTTCAGCATGATGCATATGTTTTGATAGACTCAAGGTCAGAGAGATCTTTTGTTAGCACTGTAATCTCTTGTCATGCCGATAGGATAGCCTCCCCATTATACTGTGAACTTTTGATCCAAACACCTCTACGTGAAGTGATTATCAGAGAGGTACTTTTTCAGGGATGTCCTATCAAAGTGAAGGGTGTAGATTTTGAGGTAGATCTGATTCCTTTGGAGATGCgagattttgatgccatacttGGTATGGACTGGTTAAACAGGCATAAGGCTTCCATTGACTGCTTCAGGAAGGAAGTAACTTTGCAAACTTCTCTTGGACTGAGTATTGTGTTTAAGGGTGAAAGGAAGGTTCTTTCaaggtgtgtgatatcttcTGTGGAAGCAAGGAAACTTGTACGCAAGGGATGTGAGGTATACTTGGCTCACATAATAGATACAATAATTGCTGGACCAAACCTCAGGGATGTTGCAATTGTTCAGGAGTTCGAGGATGTATTTTTTGAGGAATTGCCTGGATTACCTCCTGACCGAGAGTTTGAGTTTGTTATTGATTTGCTACCGGGTACTGCTCCAAACTCCATTCCTCCATATCGCATGGCACCACAGTACTTAAGGAGTTGA